In a genomic window of Muntiacus reevesi chromosome 1, mMunRee1.1, whole genome shotgun sequence:
- the LOC136157522 gene encoding olfactory receptor 5T3-like, protein MTNETTVTEFILKGFSDVPELRLISTVFFLFIYLFALLGNSSIIAAVSQDSHLHIPMYFFLKNLSFLDMCYTTVIIPKALINSLMGSEVISFWECVAQLFLFVTLCASECFLLTSMAYDRCLAIYKPLLYGVIMSRKLCTELVIVAWLSGALYAIFHTINTFSLQFCGPNVIDHFFCDSSPIMRLSCSDSHTNEEVGFVVGGCTILGAFALTIISYVLIIATIARTHSAGSRWKAFSTCSSHLTTIILFYVTGSIAYLRPTSRYFPLQGRLVSVFYSILTPSLNPVVYCLRNTDMQAALKKLFVPSK, encoded by the coding sequence atgacaaatgaGACAACTGTAACTGAATTTATTCTAAAGGGCTTCTCAGACGTGCCTGAACTGAGGCTCATTAGCAccgtctttttccttttcatctatCTCTTTGCCCTCCTGGGAAACAGCTCCATCATTGCAGCTGTGAGCCAAGACAGCCACCTCCACatccccatgtatttcttcctgaaGAATCTCTCTTTCTTGGACATGTGCTACACCACAGTCATCATCCCCAAGGCACTGATTAATTCACTCATGGGTTCAGAAGTCATCTCCTTTTGGGAATGTGTGGCTCAGCTCTTCTTATTTGTAACGCTATGTGCTTCTGAGTgcttcctgctcacctctatgGCATATGACCGCTGTTTGGCCATCTACAAGCCTCTCCTTTATGGTGTCATTATGAGCAGAAAGCTGTGTACAGAGCTTGTGATAGTGGCCTGGTTGAGCGGAGCTCTCTATGCCATCTTTCACACCATCAACACCTTCTCCCTCCAGTTCTGTGGGCCTAATGTCATTGACCACTTTTTCTGTGACAGCTCCCCTATCATGAGACTCTCCTGCAGTGACTCCCACACCAACGAGGAAGTTGGATTTGTGGTGGGTGGGTGCACTATTCTTGGTGCCTTTGCCCTCACCATCATCTCCTATGTTCTCATCATTGCTACCATCGCTCGGACCCACTCTGCTGGTAGCCGTTGGAAGGCCTTTTCCACCTGCTCCTCTCATCTTACTACCATCATTCTATTTTATGTCACTGGAAGCATTGCTTACCTGAGACCTACTTCTCGTTACTTCCCCCTTCAAGGACGGCTAGTGTCTGTGTTTTACTCCATTCTAACACCTAGTCTTAATCCTgttgtttactgtctgagaaaCACAGACATGCAGGCGGCCCTAAAGAAACTATTTGTCCCATCCAAATag